From a single Nicotiana tabacum cultivar K326 chromosome 8, ASM71507v2, whole genome shotgun sequence genomic region:
- the LOC107787507 gene encoding protein HAIKU1-like, which produces MDNRNPDHLGVNKFGKNIKKSPIHQPNFNNTNSARPQPQPQVYNINKNDFRSIVQQLTGSPSQEPPPRPPQNPSKPQSMRLQKIRPPPLTPINRPQIPIHPPAQVPGLAQSAGGVPYHNNVVRPPPHYGQPSPPMLPPTPGDVWTNTAESPISVYMRYLQNSIIDSGPRQAQFQGPGHFQAHPPSSGLLPNPSMPPLLNGPPPRMNGLPSPRMNGPPPLPSPGINGPPPLPSPTSQYLLPSPTGFLNLLSPRSPYPLLSPGMQHPPPLTPNFSFSPMAQPGILGPGPQFPPSPGYGFPLSPSGFFPISSPRWRDQ; this is translated from the coding sequence ATGGATAATAGGAATCCAGATCATTTGGGTGTGAATAAATTTGGGAAGAATATCAAGAAGAGTCCTATACACCAGCCCAATTTCAACAACACAAATAGTGCTAGGCCACAACCTCAACCTCAGGTTTACAATATTAACAAGAATGATTTTCGGAGCATTGTTCAGCAACTGACAGGTTCACCTTCTCAAGAGCCTCCACCTAGACCTCCCCAGAATCCTTCAAAGCCTCAGAGCATGAGATTACAAAAAATTCGGCCACCACCTTTGACTCCAATAAATCGTCCCCAAATCCCAATCCACCCTCCTGCACAGGTCCCAGGCTTAGCTCAATCTGCAGGAGGTGTTCCTTACCATAACAATGTTGTGAGACCGCCTCCTCATTATGGTCAGCCGTCACCCCCAATGTTACCACCCACTCCTGGAGATGTTTGGACAAATACAGCTGAGTCTCCGATTTCAGTTTATATGCGTTATCTTCAGAATTCAATAATAGATTCTGGGCCTAGACAAGCACAATTTCAAGGTCCTGGTCATTTTCAAGCACATCCACCATCATCTGGTTTACTACCTAATCCTTCAATGCCACCTCTTCTGAATGGCCCACCTCCGCGGATGAATGGTCTTCCATCTCCTAGGATGAATGGTCCTCCACCTCTTCCTTCCCCGGGAATAAATGGGCCTCCTCCTTTGCCTTCACCTACTTCTCAGTATCTTTTGCCGTCACCCACTGGCTTCTTGAACTTGTTATCTCCCCGGTCCCCTTATCCATTGCTTTCTCCGGGTATGCAGCATCCTCCACCACTGACACCAAATTTCTCCTTCTCTCCCATGGCTCAACCTGGGATTCTAGGCCCGGGACCACAATTTCCTCCTTCTCCTGGTTATGGATTTCCTTTGTCACCTTCTGGGTTCTTTCCCATTTCAAGTCCAAGATGGAGGGATCAATAG